A DNA window from Malus domestica chromosome 12, GDT2T_hap1 contains the following coding sequences:
- the LOC103423265 gene encoding zinc finger AN1 and C2H2 domain-containing stress-associated protein 11-like, with protein sequence MGTPEFPDLGRHCYVAECQQIDFLPFTCDSCHQVFCLEHRSYIKHNCPKGDRKNVTVVICPLCAKGVHLIPDEDPNITWERHVNTDCDPSNYEKATKKKKCPVPGCKEVLTFSNTIKCRDCTVDHCLKHRFGLDHKCPGPKKPEAGFPFLGYLSRSRKEVSKPNHAPAASSPNWSSFLTAASSFRASAEASVAKLSSELSQKWQIAKDGTGQSSSSSGSRNGQGEVCPQCGAKFSSVTTLVDHVEKVHEKGGNRAAAVKKVTIDACPKCSKGFRDPVALVEHVERDHGGTSRA encoded by the exons ATGGGAACTCCGGAATTCCCAGATCTGGGTAGGCATTGCTACGTCGCCGAGTGCCAGCAGATCGATTTCTTGCCCTTCACCTGCGATAGCTGCCATCAG GTATTTTGTTTGGAGCATAGAAGCTACATTAAGCATAATTGTCCGAAAGGTGACCGAAAAAATGTCACTGTTGTCATCTGTCCCCTCTGTGCCAAAGGAGTTCATCTGATTCCCGATGAAGATCCAAACATTACTTGGGAGAGACATGTTAACACTGATTGCGACCCTTCTAATTATGAGAAAGccacaaagaagaaaaaatgccCTGTCCCTGGCTGCAAGGAGGTCTTAACATTCTCCAACACAATCAAGTGCAGGGATTGCACGGTAGATCACTGTTTGAAGCACCGATTTGGACTTGATCACAAGTGTCCTGGACCCAAGAAACCAGAAGCAGGATTTCCCTTTTTGGGTTATTTAAGTAGGAGTAGGAAAGAAGTGTCAAAACCGAATCATGCTCCTGCTGCATCCTCCCCGAATTGGAGTAGCTTTCTTACTGCAGCTTCATCTTTTCGAGCCTCAGCTGAAGCAAGTGTGGCAAAACTGAGTAGCGAACTTAGCCAAAAGTGGCAGATAGCAAAGGATGGAACTGGGCAGAGTAGCAGCAGCAGCGGGAGTAGAAACGGGCAGGGTGAGGTGTGTCCTCAGTGTGGTGCTAAGTTTTCCTCAGTCACCACTCTAGTAGACCACGTAGAAAAAGTTCATGAGAAGGGTGGCAACCGAGCTGCTGCGGTGAAGAAGGTGACAATTGATGCCTGCCCTAAATGTAGTAAGGGATTTCGTGATCCAGTGGCACTTGTAGAGCACGTTGAGAGAGATCACGGCGGTACTTCAAGAGCATAG
- the LOC103449773 gene encoding polygalacturonase-like isoform X2 has translation MALQKNELILFFIITLPSFVLCYSSLHENQLIDKYVDEASEFDSKAYPSYFNTIDDGSNLFKGLIKESADVLCLKSFDKVDSSTSSSAETVSVNDFGAEGDGETDDTKAFEMAWKVACSSKEAVMVAPKKTYRIKPIRFSGPCKSQLTVQILGTLIASDDRSDFSKDGRHWLIFDSVSNLVVEGGGAINGNGKNWWQNSCKTDKSKALTFCKSKNLMVRNLTIQDGQQIHVSFQKCMNVEVSNLSITAPPKSPNTDGIHVTDTQNILITSCVIATGDDCLSIVNGSKTVQASNITCGSGHGISIGSLGSGNSKAYVSDITVNGAKLYGTTNGIRIKTWQGGSGSASNIRFQNIEMHNVTNPILIDQYYCDRKIPCKEQRSAVEVKNVVYKNIKGTSASDVAIKFDCSKSFPCLGIMLQDINLQHEGRKTAKALCNNVNVTSIGVVCPLCPKLEGQYETCQCL, from the exons ATGGCTCTTCAGAAAAATGAACTCATCCTATTCTTTATCATCACCCTCCCCTCCTTTGTTTTATGTTATAGCAGTTTACATGAGAACCAACTCATCGACAAGTATGTTGACGAAGCATCTGAATTTGATTCCAAAGCGTATCCATCTTACTTCAACACGATCGACGATGGCAGTAACTTGTTCAAGGGCTTGATAAAGGAAAGTGCAGATGTCCTATGCTTAAAGAGCTTCGATAAAGTGGATAGCAGCACTTCATCTTCGGCTGAGACGGTCAGTGTTAATGATTTTGGAGCTGAGGGTGATGGAGAAACTGATGACACAAAG GCTTTTGAGATGGCTTGGAAGGTAGCTTGTTCATCTAAGGAAGCTGTTATGGTGGCGCCTAAGAAGACGTATCGTATTAAACCAATCAGATTTTCAGGTCCTTGCAAATCTCAACTTACAGTGCAG ATTCTGGGAACGTTAATAGCTTCTGATGATCGATCTGACTTCAGCAAAGACGGTAGACACTGGCTTATCTTTGACAGTGTTTCCAATTTGGTGGTTGAAGGTGGTGGGGCCATCAATGGCAATGGGAAAAATTGGTGGCAAAATTCATGCAAAACCGATAAATCTAAG GCACTCACCTTCTGTAAGAGCAAGAATTTGATGGTGAGGAACCTGACAATTCAAGATGGACAACAAATTCATGTGTCTTTCCAGAAATGCATGAATGTTGAAGTTTCCAATCTCTCAATAACTGCACCACCAAAAAGCCCCAACACCGACGGAATTCATGTTACAGATACTCAAAACATATTGATCACAAGCTGTGTTATAGCCACAG GTGATGATTGTCTTTCTATTGTAAATGGATCCAAAACGGTGCAAGCTTCGAACATAACCTGCGGATCAGGCCATGGTATCAG TATTGGAAGCCTGGGATCTGGAAACTCAAAAGCGTATGTTTCGGATATTACAGTGAATGGAGCAAAACTTTATGGAACTACAAATGGAATTCGAATCAAAACGTGGCAG GGAGGGTCAGGAAGTGCAAGCAACATCAGATTTCAGAACATTGAAATGCATAATGTTACCAACCCCATACTTATAGACCAATATTACTGTGACAGAAAGATACCGTGCAAAGAACAG AGATCAGCAGTTGAAGTCAAAAATGTGGTGTACAAAAACATCAAAGGAACAAGTGCTTCAGATGTTGCTATAAAATTCGATTGCAGCAAGAGCTTCCCTTGTCTGGGGATTATGTTGCAAGATATTAACCTCCAACACGAAGGAAGGAAAACAGCTAAAGCTCTGTGCAACAATGTTAATGTGACTAGCATAGGGGTTGTTTGCCCGCTTTGTCCTAAATTAGAAGGGCAATATGAGACTTGCCAATGTCTATGA
- the LOC103449773 gene encoding polygalacturonase-like isoform X1: MALQKNELILFFIITLPSFVLCYSSLHENQLIDKYVDEASEFDSKAYPSYFNTIDDGSNLFKGLIKESADVLCLKSFDKVDSSTSSSAETVSVNDFGAEGDGETDDTKAFEMAWKVACSSKEAVMVAPKKTYRIKPIRFSGPCKSQLTVQILGTLIASDDRSDFSKDGRHWLIFDSVSNLVVEGGGAINGNGKNWWQNSCKTDKSKPCKDAPTALTFCKSKNLMVRNLTIQDGQQIHVSFQKCMNVEVSNLSITAPPKSPNTDGIHVTDTQNILITSCVIATGDDCLSIVNGSKTVQASNITCGSGHGISIGSLGSGNSKAYVSDITVNGAKLYGTTNGIRIKTWQGGSGSASNIRFQNIEMHNVTNPILIDQYYCDRKIPCKEQRSAVEVKNVVYKNIKGTSASDVAIKFDCSKSFPCLGIMLQDINLQHEGRKTAKALCNNVNVTSIGVVCPLCPKLEGQYETCQCL; the protein is encoded by the exons ATGGCTCTTCAGAAAAATGAACTCATCCTATTCTTTATCATCACCCTCCCCTCCTTTGTTTTATGTTATAGCAGTTTACATGAGAACCAACTCATCGACAAGTATGTTGACGAAGCATCTGAATTTGATTCCAAAGCGTATCCATCTTACTTCAACACGATCGACGATGGCAGTAACTTGTTCAAGGGCTTGATAAAGGAAAGTGCAGATGTCCTATGCTTAAAGAGCTTCGATAAAGTGGATAGCAGCACTTCATCTTCGGCTGAGACGGTCAGTGTTAATGATTTTGGAGCTGAGGGTGATGGAGAAACTGATGACACAAAG GCTTTTGAGATGGCTTGGAAGGTAGCTTGTTCATCTAAGGAAGCTGTTATGGTGGCGCCTAAGAAGACGTATCGTATTAAACCAATCAGATTTTCAGGTCCTTGCAAATCTCAACTTACAGTGCAG ATTCTGGGAACGTTAATAGCTTCTGATGATCGATCTGACTTCAGCAAAGACGGTAGACACTGGCTTATCTTTGACAGTGTTTCCAATTTGGTGGTTGAAGGTGGTGGGGCCATCAATGGCAATGGGAAAAATTGGTGGCAAAATTCATGCAAAACCGATAAATCTAAG CCCTGCAAGGACGCACCAACG GCACTCACCTTCTGTAAGAGCAAGAATTTGATGGTGAGGAACCTGACAATTCAAGATGGACAACAAATTCATGTGTCTTTCCAGAAATGCATGAATGTTGAAGTTTCCAATCTCTCAATAACTGCACCACCAAAAAGCCCCAACACCGACGGAATTCATGTTACAGATACTCAAAACATATTGATCACAAGCTGTGTTATAGCCACAG GTGATGATTGTCTTTCTATTGTAAATGGATCCAAAACGGTGCAAGCTTCGAACATAACCTGCGGATCAGGCCATGGTATCAG TATTGGAAGCCTGGGATCTGGAAACTCAAAAGCGTATGTTTCGGATATTACAGTGAATGGAGCAAAACTTTATGGAACTACAAATGGAATTCGAATCAAAACGTGGCAG GGAGGGTCAGGAAGTGCAAGCAACATCAGATTTCAGAACATTGAAATGCATAATGTTACCAACCCCATACTTATAGACCAATATTACTGTGACAGAAAGATACCGTGCAAAGAACAG AGATCAGCAGTTGAAGTCAAAAATGTGGTGTACAAAAACATCAAAGGAACAAGTGCTTCAGATGTTGCTATAAAATTCGATTGCAGCAAGAGCTTCCCTTGTCTGGGGATTATGTTGCAAGATATTAACCTCCAACACGAAGGAAGGAAAACAGCTAAAGCTCTGTGCAACAATGTTAATGTGACTAGCATAGGGGTTGTTTGCCCGCTTTGTCCTAAATTAGAAGGGCAATATGAGACTTGCCAATGTCTATGA
- the LOC103449773 gene encoding polygalacturonase-like isoform X3 — translation MALQKNELILFFIITLPSFVLCYSSLHENQLIDKYVDEASEFDSKAYPSYFNTIDDGSNLFKGLIKESADVLCLKSFDKVDSSTSSSAETVSVNDFGAEGDGETDDTKAFEMAWKVACSSKEAVMVAPKKTYRIKPIRFSGPCKSQLTVQILGTLIASDDRSDFSKDGRHWLIFDSVSNLVVEGGGAINGNGKNWWQNSCKTDKSKPCKDAPTALTFCKSKNLMVRNLTIQDGQQIHVSFQKCMNVEVSNLSITAPPKSPNTDGIHVTDTQNILITSCVIATGDDCLSIVNGSKTVQASNITCGSGHVNGAKLYGTTNGIRIKTWQGGSGSASNIRFQNIEMHNVTNPILIDQYYCDRKIPCKEQRSAVEVKNVVYKNIKGTSASDVAIKFDCSKSFPCLGIMLQDINLQHEGRKTAKALCNNVNVTSIGVVCPLCPKLEGQYETCQCL, via the exons ATGGCTCTTCAGAAAAATGAACTCATCCTATTCTTTATCATCACCCTCCCCTCCTTTGTTTTATGTTATAGCAGTTTACATGAGAACCAACTCATCGACAAGTATGTTGACGAAGCATCTGAATTTGATTCCAAAGCGTATCCATCTTACTTCAACACGATCGACGATGGCAGTAACTTGTTCAAGGGCTTGATAAAGGAAAGTGCAGATGTCCTATGCTTAAAGAGCTTCGATAAAGTGGATAGCAGCACTTCATCTTCGGCTGAGACGGTCAGTGTTAATGATTTTGGAGCTGAGGGTGATGGAGAAACTGATGACACAAAG GCTTTTGAGATGGCTTGGAAGGTAGCTTGTTCATCTAAGGAAGCTGTTATGGTGGCGCCTAAGAAGACGTATCGTATTAAACCAATCAGATTTTCAGGTCCTTGCAAATCTCAACTTACAGTGCAG ATTCTGGGAACGTTAATAGCTTCTGATGATCGATCTGACTTCAGCAAAGACGGTAGACACTGGCTTATCTTTGACAGTGTTTCCAATTTGGTGGTTGAAGGTGGTGGGGCCATCAATGGCAATGGGAAAAATTGGTGGCAAAATTCATGCAAAACCGATAAATCTAAG CCCTGCAAGGACGCACCAACG GCACTCACCTTCTGTAAGAGCAAGAATTTGATGGTGAGGAACCTGACAATTCAAGATGGACAACAAATTCATGTGTCTTTCCAGAAATGCATGAATGTTGAAGTTTCCAATCTCTCAATAACTGCACCACCAAAAAGCCCCAACACCGACGGAATTCATGTTACAGATACTCAAAACATATTGATCACAAGCTGTGTTATAGCCACAG GTGATGATTGTCTTTCTATTGTAAATGGATCCAAAACGGTGCAAGCTTCGAACATAACCTGCGGATCAGGCCATG TGAATGGAGCAAAACTTTATGGAACTACAAATGGAATTCGAATCAAAACGTGGCAG GGAGGGTCAGGAAGTGCAAGCAACATCAGATTTCAGAACATTGAAATGCATAATGTTACCAACCCCATACTTATAGACCAATATTACTGTGACAGAAAGATACCGTGCAAAGAACAG AGATCAGCAGTTGAAGTCAAAAATGTGGTGTACAAAAACATCAAAGGAACAAGTGCTTCAGATGTTGCTATAAAATTCGATTGCAGCAAGAGCTTCCCTTGTCTGGGGATTATGTTGCAAGATATTAACCTCCAACACGAAGGAAGGAAAACAGCTAAAGCTCTGTGCAACAATGTTAATGTGACTAGCATAGGGGTTGTTTGCCCGCTTTGTCCTAAATTAGAAGGGCAATATGAGACTTGCCAATGTCTATGA
- the LOC103449773 gene encoding polygalacturonase-like isoform X4, which produces MALQKNELILFFIITLPSFVLCYSSLHENQLIDKYVDEASEFDSKAYPSYFNTIDDGSNLFKGLIKESADVLCLKSFDKVDSSTSSSAETVSVNDFGAEGDGETDDTKAFEMAWKVACSSKEAVMVAPKKTYRIKPIRFSGPCKSQLTVQILGTLIASDDRSDFSKDGRHWLIFDSVSNLVVEGGGAINGNGKNWWQNSCKTDKSKPCKDAPTALTFCKSKNLMVRNLTIQDGQQIHVSFQKCMNVEVSNLSITAPPKSPNTDGIHVTDTQNILITSCVIATVNGAKLYGTTNGIRIKTWQGGSGSASNIRFQNIEMHNVTNPILIDQYYCDRKIPCKEQRSAVEVKNVVYKNIKGTSASDVAIKFDCSKSFPCLGIMLQDINLQHEGRKTAKALCNNVNVTSIGVVCPLCPKLEGQYETCQCL; this is translated from the exons ATGGCTCTTCAGAAAAATGAACTCATCCTATTCTTTATCATCACCCTCCCCTCCTTTGTTTTATGTTATAGCAGTTTACATGAGAACCAACTCATCGACAAGTATGTTGACGAAGCATCTGAATTTGATTCCAAAGCGTATCCATCTTACTTCAACACGATCGACGATGGCAGTAACTTGTTCAAGGGCTTGATAAAGGAAAGTGCAGATGTCCTATGCTTAAAGAGCTTCGATAAAGTGGATAGCAGCACTTCATCTTCGGCTGAGACGGTCAGTGTTAATGATTTTGGAGCTGAGGGTGATGGAGAAACTGATGACACAAAG GCTTTTGAGATGGCTTGGAAGGTAGCTTGTTCATCTAAGGAAGCTGTTATGGTGGCGCCTAAGAAGACGTATCGTATTAAACCAATCAGATTTTCAGGTCCTTGCAAATCTCAACTTACAGTGCAG ATTCTGGGAACGTTAATAGCTTCTGATGATCGATCTGACTTCAGCAAAGACGGTAGACACTGGCTTATCTTTGACAGTGTTTCCAATTTGGTGGTTGAAGGTGGTGGGGCCATCAATGGCAATGGGAAAAATTGGTGGCAAAATTCATGCAAAACCGATAAATCTAAG CCCTGCAAGGACGCACCAACG GCACTCACCTTCTGTAAGAGCAAGAATTTGATGGTGAGGAACCTGACAATTCAAGATGGACAACAAATTCATGTGTCTTTCCAGAAATGCATGAATGTTGAAGTTTCCAATCTCTCAATAACTGCACCACCAAAAAGCCCCAACACCGACGGAATTCATGTTACAGATACTCAAAACATATTGATCACAAGCTGTGTTATAGCCACAG TGAATGGAGCAAAACTTTATGGAACTACAAATGGAATTCGAATCAAAACGTGGCAG GGAGGGTCAGGAAGTGCAAGCAACATCAGATTTCAGAACATTGAAATGCATAATGTTACCAACCCCATACTTATAGACCAATATTACTGTGACAGAAAGATACCGTGCAAAGAACAG AGATCAGCAGTTGAAGTCAAAAATGTGGTGTACAAAAACATCAAAGGAACAAGTGCTTCAGATGTTGCTATAAAATTCGATTGCAGCAAGAGCTTCCCTTGTCTGGGGATTATGTTGCAAGATATTAACCTCCAACACGAAGGAAGGAAAACAGCTAAAGCTCTGTGCAACAATGTTAATGTGACTAGCATAGGGGTTGTTTGCCCGCTTTGTCCTAAATTAGAAGGGCAATATGAGACTTGCCAATGTCTATGA